ATTGCACAGATGTCTCCGTCCAACGGAAAATTCCAGCACTGCCACTAACAGCTGCTCAGGATCTAGCTTTGGCAGCAGCCACACCTATGTCAATGCACTTTAGTGTTCTCCAAGTCCAGATTTTACCTGCCCACTGACTGGCCTGGAGTCAATGAGTGGAGGGTCTTAGTCAACTGTCTTCTTTCAGTTCTTACTAATGTTGAATACAGAGAGGAGCTGTGGGAATCAGAGATGGACTGTGTTCTTGGCTCTCCAGTTCTTCTGCAGATAGGGAATGCCTCCTCTGGAGTTTGGGGTAAATTGGGGAAGAGCAGGCTCAGAACAGCAGATAAGCTTCTACCATTCAACAATATTTAATAATCAGTATGATCATATTTCATAATGTGGTTCTGTTGAGTGTCTGCAAGATCCCTAACTGTCCTTATGCAGGAGCTTGAGCACTCCCACTGCTGGAAATGCTAGAGCGAGCTCCTGCAGAATCACATCTAAAAGCCGAGTGTGTGAAGGGTAGGTTGCACTCAAGCTGCTCACTCCTTCATTCTCCACTGAGCACCAACTGGGCTTGGTCTTGAGCACTGACTGCATGAAGAGAAAGACAGAGCCCCATCCTGCTCAGAAGGATCATGCCTGtagagggaaaaaatggaaaataggaaataaatactaAACCCAGACTTCTAAGGTGCAGGGATTTGGTACGCACACCTGGAATCAAGGGTTACATCAAGTTTATGCAATCAGTAAAAGACAATTTCCCTGGGCTTTAGCACAGTTGTTTTATAAAAGATCCCTCAAAACTGTTTTTAGGTATTCTAACTCCAATGTGTTTATTGTGACCAACTTCACCTCAATGTGTTTGAGGATATGAAACAATTCTGGGGACTCTTCTACATGAGGTGACAGTGGATAAAAGTTTACATGGATGTATTTAATCCTATCAGATGTCAGAATAGAGTTAAATTTCCCAACTTTAACCAACTTTCCGAGCAAAATGAATTCCCTATTGAAAATGTGGCTAAGATGAGCACTTGTCAGAGCTTTTTCGTAGGGCCTTCTAGAAAAGCCCAGCCTTGAGTCAAGATCGTCAATCACATGAGCaaagcctttaggaggagtgggAATGGATGTGCAGGAGGCGGTGAGAGCTGTGGCCACTCTCTAACACCTTCCTGCTTTGCCTCTGCAAGTTCCCTGTCCTGTCTGAAAAACAAGGCTTGAGGGAAAACATCTCCCCCATCAGGGTCAGGAGCCAGAACATCACCACGACCCCACTAGACGCATCTGTGCAGAGAAAACAACTGTTTAATAATGTGTTTGAACCTTAGATCTGTTAGACCCATGTTTTTGTTCTctgatttctgaaatattttcatgtttattaaatatattatactgTAGTAAGTACAGTTTATAAgattttgtgaattttaataaatatttcatatttcaaattgaattaataaaatatatatgtaagaaatatAACACTAAATCTTTTTTACTaagtaattttaatgattttattggtgcattatagttatatataatagtggtttatagttatacataatagtggtttcattttaaaatattagtattgcataaaaataaaatgccacaTTTTAGCCCCTGTACTTCTACTTCCCCACCCTTTTCCTATTCCCCTGACCACCTTCCTGTTCTAATGATCTTCTTTATATGAGtttcctgttttttaaattagCACTATAAAGACAAACGTAAGATCAGCATTCACTGGGGTGTGTgtatccatgttcatagcaaaaTTTGATGATTTTAATTTCTCAGTTCCTCCTTTCTTGTCCCTGTTcactccctcccatcctccctacTCTACTGTTTTACCTTCTTGAGGTTCACTCTTTTCCATTCCATATTTTGTTCTAGCCTCCCATTTGAGAGGAAACATTCCACTGTTGATTTTCTTACTctcttaattcacttagcatgaagttctccagttccatcccctttctccagttccatccattgaccagcaaatgacatcatttcattcttttttatggctcaGTAAACTCTGTAGCATATATAGACCACATTGTCTTTAGCCATTCACTCTTCATAGGCACCTGGGCTGATTCCAAATCTTAGCTATTGGAAGTCATGCTGTAAACATGGAGGAATGagactgtgtcactatagtatactgattttagctCTTTTGGATGAATACAATGGAGTGGGACAGCGGGCTCATGTAGAGGTTTCATTTCTAATCTTTGGAGATATCTAGTGTTTCAAAAGTATTATTCCATACTGCAAAATCCAGTTGTTTGAGTTACACATGGCACAATGATCAAGAATCTTCTAAAAGACAAGGCTTTTTCTGCAGGTCATAGACTGAGCTCCGAAGAATGGGCTTCTACTTTATTCTTTCTGAGAAAAGAGGTCCATCCTACCTCCTTTCAGATAACATTTGCAGTATAAAAAGAGACCCAGCCAAACTTCACAGACAGATGGAATCCTGATTGGCAGTTAACACATTCCTGATCTCTCCTGTATGTTCTACCAAAAGGTTTGCTGAAGAGTGACTGCATTTAATTCTCTGTCTTAagcccctcctccttctcctcttcctcctgatcTGGTGCTCCTTCTTCCATATCTTTTGTTCCTTGtcattggttttgttgttgttttgtgtttataTTATTACCTAGAAGTTGATCTAGAAGTTGAAGTAGTCTTTCTTGGTTTttaacatattaaatattttctgatcaATATGTTAATTCTacttcacaaatttaaaaaaatcattaatttagtAAATCCTGAAACtacaaaaaaacagtaaaatcattcaactttacaaaaaataaaataaaatcaatagttTAGGGAAGGACAGCAAAATTGACACCAGTAAAGGGAATTGGGCAAGAAGGtaatcatacaaaaaaaaaatctaggaggGCTTGGGGAATCTACAGGTAGTCACACTATGAGAAAGGAAGGAGTTAAAAAATACACATCTCTCCATTGGCTAGAACATCACTGATGGAGTTAATGTTGAAACACCCCAAAGTGGTGAACTGTGGCAATGTATGAAGTAAATACATGAAACTTCTTACCTGAAGCCATCCAAAATGAAGGGGGAGGAAAAATTGGTGAGACATCTCTCCTCTCTTAtcatctttcctctcttcttctcttctctcttctccttctcttcttgtCTCCTTCTCCTCTATCCTGCCCTTCTGtgttctcctttccctctctcccatgAGGCTCTGTCTTCCAGCAAAGTGATGAGAGAAGATGACTTGGACACAGGCTGCAGGATTGGTTCATCAAAATCATCACATAATTCCCTGAGTTATGGCCATTACGTAAGATGCTTCTTGGGCATTTTTCCATTGAGAGAAGATGTACCTCTGTAGACAAAAGCCCTTCATGGACAAGATTTCCAGCTCATCTCCCGCTTCTGTTCTCTTGCTTAGCTCTCTGTGGCCACTGCATCCGAACACAACTTCAGAGTGAGAGAAATGTTTAATCACACCAGAGTGACCCAGTTCATCCTCAGGGGCTTCTCAGACATCCCAGAATGGAGATTAGTGGTCGTCTTATTTTTCTCCTGGGTCTACGCCTTTGCCCTCCTGGGGAATATCTCTGTCATCATAGCTGTGGTTAGAGACAGCCGCCTGCACttgcccatgtacttcttcctgaaGAATCTGTGTTTTGTGGAtctgagctacacctcagtcaCCGTCCCCAAGGCCCTGGCTACCACCCTTGAGGGATCTGGGGTCATTTCCTACTTTGAGTGTGTCACTCAGCTTTACATGTTTTTTACACTTGCTTCGACCGAGTGCTTTCTGCTCACGGCCATGGCTTATGACCGGTGCATGGCCATCTACAGGCCCTTGCTCTATGGGGCCATCATGAGCCAGAGGCTTTGCTGTGCCTTGGTGGTCCTGGCCTGGGTGGGCGGGGCCCTCTATGCAGCCTTCCTGGCCCTCAacaccttctcccttcccttctgtgGGCCCAACGTTGTTGAGCACTTCTTCTGTGACATTCCTCCTCTCATGAGACTCTCCTGTGCCGACTTCCACTCCAGTGAGGAGGTGGTCTTTGCTGTGGGCAGCTGCGTCATCATGAGCTCCTTTGCCCTCAAGGTCCTCTCCTACATCCGCATCATCTCCACCCTCTTGCGGATGCCCTCCGTGGATGGCCGgtggaaggccttctccacctgcttcTCCCACCTGAGCACCGTCCTTCTGTTTTACACCAGTGCAAGCTTCACCTATTTGACATCTGCCTCTCAGTACTCTCCCACCCAGGGTCGCCTGGCATCCATTTTCTACTCTATCCTCACCCCTTCCTTGAATCCTGTCATCTACTGTCTGAGGAACCGAGACATGAAGGACGCTCTACACAGACTCTACTGTCAGAGAAAGTTCTGAGTGCTAGCCATCGCAGGGTGTGGGCTCTTGTCCAGGGGTCTGAGGATCAGAGGATGCAGACAAACTTTACCCCATTCCTCCCCCTGATTCTTCACCCTGTTGACCCCTCCCAACACGGCCACCTGCTGCTTCTCCTCTCTCTTCAGATGATCTTTTGCTTCAGTGGTTTTATATACTTTCcaccacagaaaaaataattttgatttcttcaggttgtacaataaaaaaatcacttctttttaatatttatttttttggacataatatctttattgtgtctaaaaaaattcttcttccaTTGGGTGTATCTGTAAgaattcatgttctttttttccctctgatctTTTCTTATAAGGTACTCTCGAATCTTTATCATCATTCTCATGTAATGGCCCCTAATCTTGAATTTTAATCTCTCTCTTGACACTGTGTCTTTGAATGTAACGTAACGAACACAATTTTAACCTTTCTAAAATCTACTtattcctttccctctctttcaaACTGCCTTACTATTCCTAATTCAGTTATTTAGCCCATGCTCTGCTTAGATCTTGAAGCCAATAAGTAGAACCCATTCTCATTTCATCTTTGAGGTTGTTGAAAATGGAAAGCCATattgaaatggaaatggaaatggaacGCTATCCatatgctctgtcactgagctacaatcccagaccCAATAATCTGATTTTAGAGATTGTTTAGCTTTTGACAGTTCCTTCTTTGCAATAGCatcaagttaaataaaataaaaagttttgttgTGATCTATGTGATAGAGTGCCATGAACATGCAGAATTGACAATCACATGATTTGGGGTATGAAATGattgacaactttttaaaaagtcaaataaatataaagcagGTTTTTGTTTCCCACACAGATAGTTATTGTGTGAATATTATGAGTTACCTTATTCTATAAGTTTTCTCAATGCACAAAAAATGACAAAGTGCTCATTGAAAGTGGGCCTAAGT
This window of the Ictidomys tridecemlineatus isolate mIctTri1 chromosome 3, mIctTri1.hap1, whole genome shotgun sequence genome carries:
- the LOC144375807 gene encoding olfactory receptor 5V1-like; the encoded protein is MFNHTRVTQFILRGFSDIPEWRLVVVLFFSWVYAFALLGNISVIIAVVRDSRLHLPMYFFLKNLCFVDLSYTSVTVPKALATTLEGSGVISYFECVTQLYMFFTLASTECFLLTAMAYDRCMAIYRPLLYGAIMSQRLCCALVVLAWVGGALYAAFLALNTFSLPFCGPNVVEHFFCDIPPLMRLSCADFHSSEEVVFAVGSCVIMSSFALKVLSYIRIISTLLRMPSVDGRWKAFSTCFSHLSTVLLFYTSASFTYLTSASQYSPTQGRLASIFYSILTPSLNPVIYCLRNRDMKDALHRLYCQRKF